From Medicago truncatula cultivar Jemalong A17 chromosome 7, MtrunA17r5.0-ANR, whole genome shotgun sequence, a single genomic window includes:
- the LOC11429918 gene encoding uncharacterized protein At5g01610, producing MDQVLNKVGSYWFSKKANKELNSVGDDINSLSSSIEGGTKWLVNKLKGKMQKPLTELLKEYDLPIGIFPRDATNYEFNEETRKLVVYIPQVCEVGYRDSSVLRFTTTVSGYLEKGKLADIEGMKTKVLVWVKVTAISSEGPKLNFTAGMKKTRKREAYEVSRDGVIIDKF from the exons ATGGATCAGGTATTGAACAAGGTTGGATCTTACTGGTTCAGCAAGAAAGCCAACAAGGAACTCAACTCTGTCGGTGATGATATCAAC TCACTGTCAAGCAGCATTGAAGGAGGAACCAAATGGCTCGTCAACAAATTAAAAG GAAAGATGCAAAAACCATTAACAGAGTTGCTGAAGGAGTATGATCTACCAATAGGAATCTTTCCCCGTGACGCAACAAACTACGAGTTCAATGAAGAAACAAGAAAGCTTGTTGTTTACATTCCTCAAGTGTGTGAAGTAGGCTATAGAGATTCATCAGTCTTGCGCTTCACAACCACTGTTTCTGGTTACTTGGAGAAAGGAAAGCTAGCTGATATAGAGGGTATGAAGACCAAAGTGTTGGTGTGGGTGAAAGTTACCGCCATTTCATCCGAGGGACCAAAGCTGAACTTCACTGCTGGCATGAAGAAAACAAGGAAAAGGGAAGCTTATGAAGTTTCTAGAGATGGTGTAATTATAGATAAATTCTAA